From Cryobacterium sp. GrIS_2_6:
CTGAACGTGTGCTCTGTCAAGCCCCGGGTTTTGTGGAGGCTCGGTTAGTCCCGTTCTCGTGAGTTGAGGACGGGCTGGTTGGTGTGGAACGCTGCTTCGGCTTCGACGGGTGGGATCAGTCCGATCTCGCCGTGGAGGCGGCGGTGGTTGAACCTGTCGATGTACTCGGCGACGGCGAACTCGAGGTCGGCGAGGCGTTCGGTGTAACGGATGGCGCGGTATTGGGCGGATTCAACCGGTCGTCGCAACACCTCGATTATGGAGGTGGTTTATGGGACGTCCGAAGGATTGGATGGCCACGCAACTCGGGCGGGAGCCGATGCGGTCGCCGGGCCGACCGCCGGGCCGACCGCCGGGGTGGCGCCGGGAACACCGGCAGACTTTCTGGGACCTCGTTGGGCCGGGTGTCTCGAGCGAGGATGCTGGTGAGCGGGCCGGCGTGTCGGCGCCAGTCGGGACACGTTTCTTCCGTCACGCTGGTGGGATGCGAGACCTCAGCAAGGCACCGCTGTCAGGAAGGTTCTTGACCTTCGTCGAGCGTGAGGAGATCGCGATCCTGCGAGCACAGAATCTTGGTGTTCGACAGATTGCACAGGCGGTGGGCCGGTCCCCGTCGACAATCTCCCGCGAGCTACGACGCAACGCGGCCTCGCGCGGCGGCAAGGCTGAATACCGTGCCACGAGCGCTCAGTGGCACTCCGACCGGCGTGCCCGCCGGCCCAAGATGGCCAAGCTCGCGGTTAGCCCCCTGTTGCGCGATTACGTTCAGTCCCGGTTGGATGGAACAGTGAAGCGCGCTGATGGCACGCCCGCGGCAGCTCCCGGGATCGGGGCCTGGAACGGGCGTCGACATGGGCCCCGACAGGATCGCCGCTGGTCCACAGCGTGGAGCCCGGAGCAGATCGCAGGTCGGCTTAAGGTCGATTTCCCCGACGATAGGAGCATGAGAATCTCGCATGAGGCGATCTACCAGGCCCTCTACATCGAGAGTCGTGGAGCGCTGCGTCGGGAGTTGACCACGGCCTTACGCACTGGTCGGGCGTTGCGAGTGCCGCGGGCCCGCGCAAAACGAGGCAAGAGCTTCCTGTCAAAGGAAGTCATGATCGCCGCCCGGCCCGCAGAAGCCAACGACAGGGCCGTTCCCGGACACTGGGAAGGGGACCTGATCCTCAGACTAGGCGGGGTCGCGATCGGGACTCTCGTCGAACGCACCACGAGGTTCACGATGCTGTTGCACCTGCCCCCGATGGACGAGCACAAGATGATCGGCGCACAGATCAAGAACGGGCCCGCGACAGCCGGACACGGCGCCGACGCCGTCTGTGATGCGATCGCCCGAACCATCACCGATCTGCCCGAGACCCTGCGCAAGTCATTGACTTGGGACCAGGGCGCCGAGATGGCCCAACACGCCAGACTCCGCATCCAGACAGGGCTGCCGATCTACTTCGACGATCCCCACTCGCCGTGGCAGCGACCCAGTAACGAGAACACCAACGGGCTGCTGCGCCAGTACTTCCCCAAAGGCACCGACTTCACCCGCTACGCCCTGGACGATCTCGACGGCGTCGCCAAGACCCTAAACGAACGTCCCCGCAAGACACTCGGATTCAAAACGCCAGCCGAAGCGATGGACGAGCTACTGTTGTCCGCAGGCACCAGTGTTGCGACGAACGGTTGGATCCGCCGTCGGCACCGGCCACTGCGTCTGCCACCGCGGCGGTGTCGAAGGCCGAGCCTCGGCGGTAAGTGACCCCGTCAAGACGTGTTTCGGGCTCACTTCGGCTGAAGGAGGTGATGTCGTGGCCGCGGGCGTGCGCTTCGCGGACAATGTTGCTGCCGGCATAGCCGGTTCCGCCAATGACGGTGATGCGGGACCTGCAGGACATGCGGTGATCCGATCGTTCAAGGGCGGGCTGATCGTGAATCGGCCGCCCACCTTTCACGGAGTCGGCGTCAGGTGGCCTGTCGCTGACTGTGGGAGTGAGAGGTGCTATCAGGCGCTTGAGCGTAGCGCGTCGACGACCAGGTCGAGCAGCCGGCGCGTGGTATCGGTCGAGGTGCTGGCGGCGGTGGCGAGGAACGTCCCGAGCAGGAGTGTGGTGACGTCGTCGGGCCCGATGTCGGAGCGCAGGGAACCATCCCTCGCCCCCGCGGCGAGGATCGGCGCGATCGCCGCGGTGATGCGCTCGCGCGTGGTGGAAGTCGGGAGCTTGCCCTCGGCCAAGCCGGCTCGCAGCGTGTCCATCATGCCGCGCTTGACGGCGGTGAACTGTGCGTAGCGTGCGACCCACTCACGAAGCGCCGTCTCGGGTGCGAGCTCCTCGAGCAGGGCGGGTCCACTGGCGGCGAGCGAATCCAGCTCCG
This genomic window contains:
- a CDS encoding NAD(P)H-binding protein, encoding MSCRSRITVIGGTGYAGSNIVREAHARGHDITSFSRSEPETRLDGVTYRRGSAFDTAAVADAVAGADGGSNRSSQHWCLRTTVARPSLRLAF
- a CDS encoding helix-turn-helix domain-containing protein translates to MIRSDSGAVTSGIASRPLRADARRNRDKLVTAARAALAADGSAASLDGIAREAGVGIGTLYRHFPTRDALVEAVYGAELDSLAASGPALLEELAPETALREWVARYAQFTAVKRGMMDTLRAGLAEGKLPTSTTRERITAAIAPILAAGARDGSLRSDIGPDDVTTLLLGTFLATAASTSTDTTRRLLDLVVDALRSSA